The Buteo buteo chromosome 1, bButBut1.hap1.1, whole genome shotgun sequence sequence CTGCAGTAGTGAAATCAAGGAACAGCCCCGAGTTAGCTCTGGAAGATGCGTTCCAGCACCCTAAAACTGCAGCGCTGggctttccctttctcccaggctgagccccaggctgagccccaGGCAAGGCATACATCTTTGCCTCTGACTACAGAGCCCTCAGAGACAAACCCAGCATCATCCCTGATTTACTGGGgatttattatttactttagATCCTTTCCAGCTCCCCTACAGGTGCAGCTCTgggctttctctttctctcacctGTTTCATTTGGGAAGTCagtggtggggaggaagaagttGTTTTTGTCATGGGAGATTAAATATTCACTTCAGACAGCCCTTTTAGTACctgcagaaagagcagcagagggcACAGGGTCTTTGACCTTTTACCTGTTCTGCAGGTTTTATTGCTCAGCCTTTTAAACCTATTAACTTGACACTGACAGATAGGAAATCTCACAGAGAGTGTGGGGAGACTGAACTAGCTGAGGTCAGCACAGGTGAGGAAGTTAATTCAGAAACACCAAATTGACTTTTGTGATGTGTTGGTAGCTTCCAGAAACTACTACCTTCATCTGAAACTACTTGGTCAAAGCATCACAGACTTAAATTACAGAGCAAGGTTTGGaaatgaggagaaagaagggagcTGTAATCACTATAACAAGGATTTCGCGTCgctaagggaaaataaatatttgaacatTAAAATGCTTCCAAAGCAAACCACAATCCTGGGATTTCAAGCTTTCATCAGATTTAAACCCCTTTAAGTAACAAGGCTAAAACTGTGGCAGTGACCTGCAGGTTGCTTCAGTCTCTCTGTGCTTGTACTTGCATCCTGGAGAGGAAGTTCCTGGCTCTCGCAGCACATCTCTGCTCGGCTTTCTTATCCATTCCTTTTCAGGAACGTTCTGTTCTTTCTGAATGCAACAGTCAATAGCTACCTAATACTTTAGAGACCTACTTCTGCCTGTcgttaaacaaaagaaaatgttattgcCAATTGCATCTAAAtggaaagctttaaaatcacaaggaaaaaaaaaatcagtacatttatttgtatataCTGGAAAGGTTTACTAGGCAAAATCAAACCTATTTATAGACTATTCTGGTGCCTAGTCCTGCAGCATAATATGGTGTATGTACCTATTGATCACCTGCTGGAGAGTAGCAGAGCTGTGCCCTTAAAAGATGAAGTTTCCTCTCTCTTCAGACAATGAGCAGCTTCCAGAATGGAGCTGTGACCCAGAGGTTTTCAGCTTGGCacaggagtaaaaaaaaattattgactaggaaggaaaaagaaaggaatgagtctggggaagaaaatggCCTGAAAAAGCTGTACAAAAGCATAGTCAATTAGCTGCTGGAATGACTAATTTCCAGGTGGGTGGATCTGAGCAGACTGCAGAAACCTGTGTTACGCCCCAGGGCTCTGCTCCCAACATGTGGGAAAGGTGTCTCAGAAAGGGACCCAAAAGCGTGAGTCCATCTGTTGGGGAGCTGCTTGCACACAAGTGATGTCCCAGAGGGCACCGGGCAAGCTCCGAACCTCACCTGGGCTGCCGCCATGATCCCTCTTCAGCAAAACAGAGATCTCAATCCTTCCTGCCAGGTATCTGAGCAGgagtcagcttttttttttttcatttaagagcTTTGCTGAGCACTGCTGAGTGGTTAGGGTGGGGGAGATGTGCCAGCAGGACTTTTCATTCTGCTGGCGGTGGGCTGAGCATCACCCACTGTGTTACACCATTTtacagggcaggaggaggaggaggagatgctccctcagggaagaggaagagggtaaggaggaggaggaagaggaggaggagatgctccctctcctcctctgccgAGACCGTTTCAGCCTGTTGCAGAGAACATGGTCCAAGAGAGAGGACTGGAGCAGCGACCATAGCTCTACCCTTGGATGGGTTGGGAGCTCATCTGGCAAAGAGCACCTTTTCAGTTATGCCGGCTGTGTATTTTGTACTAAACGGTTATTgactaaaatacaaaatctgcACTTATAGTGTATCTGGGACACAGCCACCTGCACTGCCAGCTATATTCTCCATCTACCAGGCTACAGAGATGTGCTATTTCTCCTGCATCTTTTCCAGGCCTCCTCAGCCGCACCGGTGGCTGATAggatggagggaggaggtggcaggTACCCTGGGCCTCCTGCTACCCTGGCTCCTGCTATTTAGTGCACTCAGCTGGCATGTGTGGGTTTCAGCCGAGGAAAGATTTGAACACAATTTCCCAGCTCCTACAGGAGTGTTTCACAGTGAGACTTGCATAAAAGATAGGTAACatcgcctcctcctcctctaccCACCTTTTATAAGGAAACTAGCagctaaaatgtattttgtaaagAGCTTGACCTTGGCACTGTAGGTCAAGTGTTGAAGGTGCGCATTGCTAGCATGGGATGCTCGGAGGGCTTGGGGAGAGAAGTTCCAGCTTCCAGCCTCAAACTGGCTTTACTGGGGAAATAAACACTATGCTCGactgggtgatttttttttttataagcccCAGTGAACTTGAAGGTAAAATAATGAGGAAACTTCCCAGGTAAAACCACAATGTAAATGACCACAAGTGACTTCAGGGTTAGGTAACATTATGCCTATTTTCTCCTGTATATACACTCTGAAATAAGATTTCAGTatgtccttttaaaaactgaagagcCTTGGCAGTATCCCACCAAATTTCAAAATGGCAACTATAGATACTGGAGTATCTTAATCTATAGAAGGTATCTactgctaataaaaaaattatactttttcTGTATAAGATAACAGAAATACCTATTGGCTGATTTGCTGCTTAGCTGTCTTTCTGACCTCTGCCTTTAAGCCTTGCCTAATTTGAAACTCATCACAAATGATGATTTCCCATATTGTCATTTGCTAGTAATATCTTTTCtcatatcttttattttctgttaacatAACTAAGTCAAACATGTGCTGTCCACAGCTGTTAGCTCATAGTTGCTGAGCTGCTCTTTATagtgtcttttcctttctcttacaGCTGCCTATACTGTTTCTTAAACTACCTATCTCATCCTACGTAATACATTTAGGCCTAAGAGCTGACATTAAATGATAGGTATAAAACCAGGTCTAGCATCTCTGCAGCTTGAACCGTGAATGACAAAAGTTTACCCAGGGAAGGAAATATACAGTATATTCTGGGTATGGGTTTATAGTGAAAATTAATAATACTGGGGAATAAAATTAATGGATTGAAAGATATTAAAGTGACTCTGCTCAAATGCTTTTAGGTTAAATAATATATTCTGAAAAGTCACTTTTGTTCTATGGTAAGGTGGGAGCTAtatgttaatttcttttattcctggatcattttctctctgaggTGTCATCAGTTGAACTTTCAGTACTACATTGAAATGAATATTCATCACCGAGTTACAGCTTTTGAAAGatctgcagggaaaaagaaaaaaaaaaaaagaacaaacccgttttcttccccctctttctgcagctctgaacATGCACAGCTCCCTCTGGTTAGCAAAGCAGCACTCAGCATCCGTGTGCTCCTGGGCACAGTCTTTGAGCTTTCCAGgtatccccccccccaggtagcggtgggaccggggggcctAACGAGAGTTCAACACAAGTGTAAGAGTTTTCAGGGTTGGGATCGGCagaaacagtgagaaaaataacattgcacTCGTTTCATAGCACACTTGAGCAGGTGGCGAGAGGGGTAGCTCAGGTATTCTTTCATGGAAGCGAGGGTGCTTGAGCTCATCAGGGTTGGTTGGTACGCGTTTTGCGAGGTGGAGCGGTTACAGAGCGGCTTTGGGCTGCTGTGAGCAGAACTGCGGATAAGCAGAGTAAACCAAGTCTTCAGGTGCCctacaagcacagaaaaaaccTACACAATATCAGGAAAATGGGTAAAATGGCATTAAAGAGCAAGTGAAATTGTGTGGGTATCGGACACCAGGGACAGTAAGTTTAGGGAGTAAGAGTGAAATGTGGGATACACGACAGCTCTCACTGGCGAACagtgcagttttaaaaatctagtAGATAAAATGGAGTAATAAGGTGAATCTCTTGGCTGACAAGACAGGAAATTTTCACCAACATTCTCTTTAAGAGATGTGTTTTAAAAGCGATCTCAGTGGGGTGCAGAATGACACTACAATAAATTGCACAAGGGATTTGCAATTTACAAACAAGGGGAACCTCTTTCACAAGGGTGAGACTGGGACGGTGCAGCTAAACCCTACCGAAAGCCCAAGAGATGGAGCCTCTGCGTGGctctcagctcctgctgcttccaCTGCCATCAGTGAAATGCTCTCGATGGGACATAGAGtatttgtttagaaataatTGCCATGATGTTAAGaacacttctgattttttttttaatcttaacacAAATTCTTTACATTCTGTCTCAATAAAGATACATGGAATTTTGGGCTCAGTGGGTAATAAAAAGGCTGCATTTAGTGCCACAcagtggtaaaaaaaataaattcagtgagAATGGATATTGCAAAACAACGCGGAGGAAACCTTTTGGATGGTAATGCTAaacttggaaaaggaaaaatgcatttaaaaaaattagtgtACACCAATCAATTGGTGACAGGTTTCACCTGAATTTCCTCACCTGCGGATGGTTTATACCACTAGCTAGCTAGATATGCAATATATGAAATTTACCTCTGTAATTTATCATCAACTTCCTTTGCAATAAGGAGAGCGCTTTGCTCATTTATAGCCTTGATGAAATAGCGAGGGATGTGATAGTGGAATCTGCCAGCCCTTGCAAGTGATGAGCTGTACAGCAGCCATCGGGCAGGGACATACTGGATTAGAGCTGTAGGTATCTCAAACAACTGAAATAATATGGAGTCGTGTCTGAAAAAAAGGCTGATTTGGTATCCCTGGATTGGGAAGAATTTTGCACATTTGCATGATTAACAGTTTTCTCACTCAGGTATTGTAGAGAAATATTACTGTTGCcaataaaacaaattatcttACTTCTGCAAGTGTAATAGATGTGATGCAATTCATTTCCAGCCATCCTGGAACTCAGCAACCCTCTGAGTGTTGTTCAGTGTGACTGTGTGCCTCAAGGATTTGGGGACTGGAAGGCAGACCCCTGCTCAAAATGGTCGATTGCAAGAGCTCAGTCTGTAGCAGCTCTGGAATGGGGACAAACCTCTGCTGTCCCTTTCGGCAGGGGACAGACATGCTCACGCATGCAGGCAGACACGCGTATGCACGCTTCTTTTTTCTCAAGCAATCTCTTGTACGAACAGATACTAGTTTATGAAGGCTATTTGAGAGCGAGGAATAACTGATCATTAGTATTTTGTTGTATGTGCATGCTGAGCTGAGAATCTGTTCTCGGCAAGGTGCCAAGGAGAAGGCATGAACGTGGGCAACACTTGCTAGTTTTTGGCTGCACACTAAGTACGGTCTCTGTCTTATTTAGCCGTGACCACAGGCTAACAGCACGCATTGCAGCTGCATCAGTGGCTGCTTCCACTTGCAGCAGTCGTGGCTTTAATGCTTTTTGGGTGGGGGGACGCCTCTGCGGGTGCCTGTGCCAGGTACGGTGCTGGTGTGTACAGCTCTGGTGGGGACAGAGCCGTGGTCACCAAGGACAGCCGGGCCCCTGGATCACGATTTGCTCAATTTGACCTGCAGCAAAGGGGCAGAGAAGGGCAGAGCCTTTCCCAAAGCAGACGGCAGTCCCAGCTATACCTGTAATTGGTTAAAACAGGCCGAAATAATCTAATAAGCCCAAACTTTTCTCAGTGGGTTCCCCAAAAGATGAATACACTTAAGGACATGGATGCTTATACATGGTTATGAATGGGTCGAACCTGTGGCTTAACTTCAGACTCAGGAAACCCAGTGAAACtaagttttttttccagctccagttATGCGACTGTGGTCAGTTGTTAGGTCGTTGTACCAGGCTtcagcaggaagaggaaaatgtttttgcGGTTAAAGCAGTGCTCTGCACCTCCAGAGCTCTTGTTCCTACGTTTGCTGTGCTGCGTGATCTCCCGGGGCCTCCAGCCAGAGCTTGAGCCCTGCACAAAACCAGTGGGCAGCTGCACAGGGAGTTGTTTCACCTCTACCTGCACAGCACATTTGCACATGCAGTAGGACAGGGAATGGCTTGGCTCTTGGCATAAGACAGGAATAGCACCAAACAGGACCTTTCTGAAGACAAAGGCACTAAAATTGATGCTTTTGCAGTTTGCACTAGGATGCTCACCTGAAAAGTGCTTCAAGATACAGATTGGTTCACTCTTGCTCCAGCTGCAGAGTCACAGCTGATGTCTTTTGCCTGTTCCACTGAAAGCAAATTCTTCCACTTCTCCACACAGACATTTTTCAGGTAAAGAAGCAATAATTGCTGCCACTAGTCTTGCTGCAGGCAAAAATGATATGACATGCTACTTGGAGGGGTattcaaatttatttaaaataaaatggttatAGTGTACAACCCTACCTACATTGCCAATGGCAGAGTAATATCATTATATTGACACAAAAGCCTTATGCTATAGGAAGTAAACCCATCTGAGCTGGGTGAGTTGGTTCACCAGCACAAAAAACTGCACAGAATCCTccatgctgcaaaaaaaaagtgtttgggcTTGTTTTCGTTTTTTAACCAAGAAGGAGTCTACATGGCAGCCCTGCCACAACCACACAGCTGAGGGTACCAAACGGGCTCAAAGGCAGCTGCGGTGAGAAGGGTCCCAAACAGCCGCGGTGGCACACGCGTGGGCAGATTTAGACTGCAGCCTTTGTCAGCCGAAGCTCGGCAGGCTGCATCCCAGAGATGCTGCTGTATAAAAGCAGCCTGCAGCTGATTCATGGCTCCAGCAGCATTTACCCTTGTGCAGCTTCTACACTGGGATGAACACTGAGCCTTTTGGCTAAgaatagaatttttaaaagcagaaaaagagagaaactacTCAATATGAGTTAGTGGGAGCCATTAAACCCAGGCTCTTCCACAAACGAGCAGAAATTAACATTCAAGACAGGGAAGTAAGCAcagtaggatttatttttacagccCACCATGCTTGTAAACTGCATGGCGATACATGGAAGAAGTACAGGGATCCATACCACTAGCATATGGAGCACAGGCAAAGACGGCTTCTGTGAGCAGTTCAACCATTATTTGGCTGCTTTCTGCTCAAAATATTTGTGACAGCAGCAAGTCAGAGCTGCCACAAAGATGACAAATTCTTTGAAGTCCACTTGGGAATCGCTATTTTCATCCAGGTTCTTGAAGACTTTATCGATAGCATCCTTGTCCTTCCctgactgcaaaagaaaaagagcaggtTGAGGTGAGAGGTGGCACGAACCCGACAGCAGCGGCATCACTACCCGCATCCCAAACAAGGGCCCTGGTGGGGCTCCGGGCCCTcgctgaggtgggggggggacctGGGGAGCGTGAGGCTGTTGCCAGTTCAGACACCTTGTACCTTTCCACGGGGGATTGCGATCGAATTGCCTGGGAGGTGGGTGGGGGGATGTGATGGGTGTGTAACGGCTCCTGCATGCAGCCCTGCCATAGGCCTCCCAGAATATCAGGTTATCATGTTTTCTGCTAgtgagacctttttttttttttttttcttctctctgcttgttTTGTGCATTGCATCTCTGGGTATAAAGCCATGAAGTCCTTTGCACTGTGTTTGGCTGAGACAACTGCTCAGCGCCCAGCACGGGACGTGGGACTGCGGTACCTCCGCCTGCCCATCTTGGTGGGAGCCGCACGTCTCCTCCGGTTGCCTGAAAAGCACATCCCTCCCGCGGGAACTCGTGCCTCCGCTGGCCtcagggccaggctgggggctcTGGGTGACAGCAGGACCAAGCGCGAGTCCCAGCATCCTTGTAGCATGGGCACAGACCCGCATCTTCCCAccctctgcacagcagcagccagcccatcgccccccgccgccccccaaAAGCATGTGCTCCTGGGTTTATTACACCTGAGAGCTGCAGTCACGCACCGCCATGGAGAGGCatgttttctacttttaaaacaacatttatCATGATTAAAGCTGTGTAATGCAAAGCCCCGAGGACATCACCCAGCTGAATTAACTGCCACGCATTCCCCATCTGCTGCCTTGGAAGGGCTCGGCTGGAGCTCGGGCAATTTGCAGTTTTGCAAAGTGATGATTTCCTGGGGCAAATGTCAAATTTAAGCTTCATTAAACACTGCTGCCCCAGCAAAGATGCAAAAGGCCTCAAAAGTGCTTCGAGTGCTCTCTCTGGCCTTGGTGCTCACAGCACAAGCTGCTCACAGGAGCTGGCGCCTGGGAAGGCACCTCCTGAAGCAAGCGTGATGCTGAGCTTGAGTTACGGCAGcgaaaaacatcagaaaaatcttttttgttcAAAATTGTCATAATTCTGATGGTCTGACTGAACCAGTACATCTCGAGGCTGATGTTAAGCAAGGCACCATCCAATTAAAAagagactctttttttttttatttttagttttgccaaaatataaaaaaaaggcagtttatttttttctaaagtagcTTACAGGAGGGCTTTTTGCTTGAGTCCTGGCACTGATTATCTCGATTTTAGAAAAcgcagttttaaaaataaacaggggATGGCAGTAGATACCTATCGTATATATGAACAACCATGTGGATTTTGTTGaagctaaacaaaaaaaaaaatctgatactgtacaagaaagaaattatataaacttttggaaaatttccatgaatttaaaataagaagtaCTACCTTAACTGAAATCTCAAGGCACTTCTTGATCATTGTCTAAATAACTAAATTTCTCATTCTGTAATTTCATGTTTCACTTTAAATATATGCACCTTTAAAATCACTAAAAATCGAACGAGTTCCCTAGATTTGACTGATGGCTGTGTCTGGAAGGTTTATTCCTTTTCACTTTGCAAATTACTATCAGTTTTGATTttataagcaaatatttaaaattatttagttAAATATATGAACTAGCTTTAGCGTCTGAATTACTTCTGAAATGCATGTGGGAATTATTTTTTGGAAACTCTTTGTAACTGAGTCCAGTCCTTCAGTCCTGTGGTATGGATTCATTTCTGCCTCTGATTGGTTCAAGACCTTTCCAGGTAGTTGTGAGCTGTGTCAGCTATAACCAATTCTAAGACCAGAAATACACATGAGTATTTAAAAGACTCTGTTTCCCAGAACATtcttgcaaataataaaaaattggatataattgtttttttctaaaataggTAAAATGGGAAAGGGAGATGGAGACTAGAACATAAGAGGACATTCAGCTAATCATCTTCCTGGAAAATTCCAGTTTTTCCAGCAGTTTCAGGAAATAAGTAGAGCCAGTAAGAGTAGCTGTGGGGAACTGGAAAAGGTGGTGCCTGACCAGTAAAAGTCATCAGGAATGACCTTTGAGCATCATCCCTTTTGGTAGTTGTCTAGCACAGCGGCTCCCCACCTTTATTTAGACCAAATGTCAAGTTTCTGGGGGATTTCCTTGCTCTCTTACAATtatggttttgttgttggttttgtttttctttacgTGGAAGTGCTACAGGTAACATACAGCTCCATGATCAGGAACAGGACTTTTCCGATGACGCTGTTGGGTCACAATCACTGATCTGGTTTATAGAGTTTTTTCAGAGACATTTTCATCTATCCCCCCCCGAGCCATCCAGGTTCTCATTCTGAATATTGCAGCTGTGTTTCATTTGTGAGTCATAAATCCAGCAGGCAAGGATTTCATAGGGTGATTTCAGGTAGCTTGCATGGAAAGATACCGAATTGTATCAAGTACCCTGGCTGCAGTGCACTGGAAAAGTTGTTGAAAATCGGGTTATGCTGGATACCAAAAGTGGTAGACACATTTGGAAAATTTGGTTCTAGGCTTTTGCAATTAAGAATAACTGTATGGAAAGAACAagacatttaaaagttttttctggatttttagTGAggggaagcaaataaaaaacaattgaaaatgaaatgcattttgtctCCCAGCTAGCTAGAGCTTTTACTATAATATATTAAGCATTTTGAATACCTACTAAGAGAaacgctctctctctctctctctctctcacctaCTTAAATGCACCTGATGATTACATACAACTCTATGTTGTAAAACACTTGTTCAGGTCTTTCTTTTACTATTAAAGGCAAATGCAAACCAGTTTGGTCTGTGTACATCTGTTGTTCTTGTTTATGCATAATTTTCATGAGCATACTGCGTATGTAGTATAAATACCTAGAGAAAGTAAGTGTATAAATATCTATGGACTCCCCATCTGCAATCAAGATCTTCAACTGCTGACAACATAACTACCTTCACAGCAGTTGTAACACGACACGAGCTGATAAATCCAgggacaaacagaaaaattaggTGAATTCTGAAGATGAAACCCAATCTATTTCAAAGCCATTGTGCTGACAACTTGAGTGTTGAATTTAGTAAGCAGGGAATGGCCCTGAATATTAGAATTGGTTTTACACAGTATGTGCaaagacttttttatttaatttttttctacaaacCGTTGCATATTTCCAGATATCATTTCCCCCATAATGTACTAAAACCTGTGTCTGCAGGCAGCCCTTGCACCCACTACACAGAAACAATGCTGCGCTCTTTTCTTACCGAGAGGAAGTTTGGCAGCTCTTTTTCCAGGAGGGTCTTTAGTTCTGCTTTGCTGAGGGTTTGCCTGTTGCCGTCAGTACTTGCGTACTTGTCAAAGACAGCAATGGTCATTCCCATGGCAGTTTCCAGCTGAGACATGTTGCTGCTGGAGTCTGGCTTTCTTCTGAACAGGAACAGCCTCGGGGCTCTCTCAGAGGACGGAGGCTGGTCTTAGTCTGGGCTCTTTATGCGACTGTCCCATCCAATTAATGGTCACACACCAAAGGGACAGTTATCCCTTAGCAAACATCCGTATCTGAGCACTGCTTGGAGTACACGCCTCTGTGCTGACAGCTATTCAAAACTCAACCTTTATCACCCTGGTGTGGCCGGTACAACCAGTTGCTCACCAGTAGAAACCAGCCTCTCCTTCAAGATACACAGTGTGACTAACAAACGAAAATCAGATTTTGGTACTGGCTGTTTGCTCAAGAATCAGATTTGTTCCTTCAGATAACCCCATCTGAGCAGAGGGTTGGTAGCCCAGCTTCAGCAGAGCATGTGCTAGCCTGctcaggaggaagaggagcatcTCGCTTCTCCTTCACAACCATAGTCAGGGGCTCTGCAAGGCGCTGCCCGTGCCGAGCCAAGAGCAGGCACAGACTGCCTTTGCTGCCGTGCAGAGGACCTCGTTGCAGAGCAGATGGCTCACTAGCACACGCTGGGGGTGGGATTCACCAGATCAAAAGCAGAGGTCTGC is a genomic window containing:
- the S100P gene encoding protein S100-P — translated: MSQLETAMGMTIAVFDKYASTDGNRQTLSKAELKTLLEKELPNFLSSGKDKDAIDKVFKNLDENSDSQVDFKEFVIFVAALTCCCHKYFEQKAAK